GTGGAAAGTGCCGCGAGAAACGCCGCATTCTGCGTGGGTGAAGTCTTGCCGCTCATAATCTCATTCATCACAGCGTAAGCTTCATCATAAGTCAAATCCTCTTTGCTGACAATCTTTACAATAGCCTGCTCAATCATGGTAAATCCTCCTTCGATACAAAAACTCCGGCACGGTTCTGCCATAACTCAGGCAATAGAAAACGCCCTTGACAGAACAATCCATTCTATCAAGGACGAAAAGCTTTCACACTATCCGCGGTGCCACCTTGTTTTCATGGCTTTCAGCCATGCGCTTTGCAGGATACAACCATATCCCCGGAAACTCACGCGTTCCTCACGTTGCAGAATACTCTGGCCTGACAGGTCAAACCATTTGACTGCACCCTCGGCGGTCCATTTGACAATTCGTTTCTTGCCTGACTTCCAGCAACGCAGGCTCTCTGTAAAGGCGTAAAAGCCGTTATCTCCGCTTCATCGGTTTTATATTGTTTAATTTTGAAATTGATGTAAGCTTATCATTATTCCGCAGGTATGTCAAGATATTTTTCGTAAATCTGTAAAATTTATCTTTTCAGTTTCGCCATCTGTATTTTATAGAGGAACAATATTTGTTTTTGCCCTTGCTTTTATAAAAAATTAGGGGTAAAATAGAGAAAAATATCCGCTATATGTAACATTGTAAGTTTTTTACTTTTAGGAGGTACTCCATGGAAGCAAATCGCGTATATAACTTTAACCCCGGCCCGGCAACCCTGCCCCTGTCGGTACTCAAAGAAGCTCAGGCTGAATTTCTGAACTTCGGTGACAGCGGCATGTCCATTCTGGAAATCAGCCACCGTGCTAAGCCCTATGCTGCTGTGCACGCGCAGGCAAAAGCCGACATCAAGGAACTCATGGGCCTCGGTGATGATTACGAAGTCCTGTTCTGTCAGGGCGGTGCCAGCCAGCAGTTCGCCATGATTCCGCTGAACTTTGCAAGCAAAGACCATCCCGGCAGCTATGTCCTGTCCGGCAGTTTTGCCTCCAAGGCCTACAAAGAAGCGGAACTCTTAGGGGTAGGTGAAATCGCCGCTTCCAGCAAGGACCGCGACTTCAAGCACATTCCCATTCAGGAAGAACTCAAAATCAATCCGAATGCCGCCTATGTACATCTTTGTTACAACAACACCATTTACGGCACGGAATATCACTACATTCCCGAAACCAATGGCGTGCCCCTTTTCGCCGATATGTCCTCGGACATGCTCTCCCGCCCGCTCGATTTCAAGAAGTTTGACTTCATCTATGCCGGCGTGCAGAAGAACTTAGGCCCGGCTGGTGTCGTGCTCGTCGTTGCCAAAAAAGAACTGCTCGCCAAGAGCCCCAAGACTCTGCCGACCATGTTCCGCTACAGCACCTTCCTCGAAAAGGATTCCCTCTACAACACACCGCCTGCTTTCTGCATCTACATGGTCGGTAAAGTTGCCGCCTGGATTAAGGCTGAAGGCGGCCTTGAGGAAATGGCTAAACGCAACAAGAAGAAAGCCGCAGTAGTCTACGATGCCATCGACAATTCTGACGGCTTCTACAAAGGCCATGCCGACAAGGACAGCCGTTCCTTCATGAATGTCACCTTCCGCCTGCCCTCTGAAGAACTCGAAGCAAAATTCGTAAAAGAAGCTTTAGCGCAGGGCCTTAGTGGTGTCAAAGGCCACCGCAGCGTTGGCGGCATGCGTGCCTCCATCTACAACGCCATGCCGTATGAGGGTGCTGAAAAACTCGCCCAGTTCATGGATAATTTCCGCAAAGAAAACGCATAAGTTCCCTTTTTTCATAACTGACTCGTCAATTGACGGGTCAGTTTTTAAGTTGCAATTGCAGTTTGTAGGAGAGTTCAGTTCGTGATAAAGGTACCCTGTTCATACGTTGTCAGGGGCAAACGAGGGAGTAATTTTTCTGTTTTCCGCTAAACGACCCCTTCGCAAGATAGAGCTGTCCAGTTACTCGCGCCGGGCAGGCCAACGGCGCTGCTTTCAGCGTATTTGCTTAGCTAATTTCTACAGGGGCCGGCCTTCACTGCGTTCAGGCAGTCGCTCCCTACAGAAAAATCACTCCCTCGTTCGCCCCAAGTTACGGATTAGGCAATTGCCACGAACTCGTCTCTCCCGTAACAAAAACATCGATGTACTTGCTGCTTGTCACTACGAAAATGCCGTCTTATACGGGCATCGCTTAGGGCGGAGGTGGTGATGCTTTTCGCCGTGGAACGACTGTCCG
The Selenomonas ruminantium AC2024 DNA segment above includes these coding regions:
- the serC gene encoding 3-phosphoserine/phosphohydroxythreonine transaminase, translating into MEANRVYNFNPGPATLPLSVLKEAQAEFLNFGDSGMSILEISHRAKPYAAVHAQAKADIKELMGLGDDYEVLFCQGGASQQFAMIPLNFASKDHPGSYVLSGSFASKAYKEAELLGVGEIAASSKDRDFKHIPIQEELKINPNAAYVHLCYNNTIYGTEYHYIPETNGVPLFADMSSDMLSRPLDFKKFDFIYAGVQKNLGPAGVVLVVAKKELLAKSPKTLPTMFRYSTFLEKDSLYNTPPAFCIYMVGKVAAWIKAEGGLEEMAKRNKKKAAVVYDAIDNSDGFYKGHADKDSRSFMNVTFRLPSEELEAKFVKEALAQGLSGVKGHRSVGGMRASIYNAMPYEGAEKLAQFMDNFRKENA